In one Rhopalosiphum padi isolate XX-2018 chromosome 3, ASM2088224v1, whole genome shotgun sequence genomic region, the following are encoded:
- the LOC132926795 gene encoding beta carbonic anhydrase 1-like has product MDRIFRGIMKYRQTNRAKMVEQFVQVKNKPEPKALFFTCMDSRMLPARFTESNVGDMFIVRNAGNLIPHSQHFLDEYTTCEPAALELGVIHNDIRHIIVCGHSDCKAMNLLHLLKDTEYRSIVNRRMSPLRAWLCTHAMSSLEKYQQLEESRFDTPLIFQTETPLRRICAYIDPGNKFSVTDKLSQINTLQQIQNIASYDFLKKRLETYDLHIHALWFDIYTGDIHYFSRQSKQFVEINEKNVDRLVEEVSKYYC; this is encoded by the coding sequence ATGGACCGCATATTTCGGGGCATAATGAAGTACAGACAGACGAATAGGGCGAAGATGGTTGAGCAGTTCGTTCAGGTGAAAAACAAACCAGAGCCTAAAGCTTTATTTTTCACTTGCATGGACAGTCGTATGTTACCCGCCAGATTTACTGAAAGCAACGTCGGTGACATGTTCATCGTCCGAAACGCTGGAAATTTGATTCCTCATTCACAGCATTTTCTAGATGAATATACTACATGCGAACCAGCAGCCTTGGAACTGGGAGTTATACACAATGATATAAGACACATTATTGTTTGCGGGCATTCTGACTGCAAAGCAATGAACTTGTTACACCTGCTCAAAGACACGGAATATAGAAGCATCGTCAACCGCCGAATGTCGCCGCTCCGAGCATGGCTCTGTACGCACGCAATGTCATCTTTAGAAAAGTACCAACAACTAGAAGAGTCGAGGTTTGACACACCACTCATTTTCCAGACCGAGACGCCTTTGCGGAGAATTTGTGCTTACATTGATCCGGGTAACAAGTTTTCCGTAACAGATAAGTTGTCACAGATTAATACCTTACagcaaattcaaaatattgccAGTTACGATTTTCTTAAGAAGCGTCTAGAGACATATGACCTGCATATACACGCTCTTTGGTTTGACATATATACCGGCGATATACACTATTTCAGTAGACAGAGCAAGCAATTCGTAGAGATAAACGAAAAAAACGTAGATAGACTAGTGGAAGAAGTTTCTAAGTACTATTGCTAA